Proteins encoded within one genomic window of Streptomyces sp. NBC_01314:
- a CDS encoding lactonase family protein, whose amino-acid sequence MSRHTRRRSSLQVRLTVGAAAVLAAAAAVATVTVASAGETGRRYAGSGEAGADHAVFVQGNELDGNTIHVFKRGDDGTLTAAGRYATGGKGGDQIDAPTDSLASQGSLVYDDRSGRLLAVNAGSGTVTSFRVEGQKLTDRQMVASGGDFPASIAVSGQLAYVMNAGGEGNVQGFRITADGLKPLRGSQRSLGLDNEKVPLFSSSPGQVAFTPDGRALVVTTKSANTVEVFPLRPDGRPARRPVVNDSAGGVPFAITFDQGGRMLVAEAEKSTVSTYKVRADGTLKVVQRPLANGQETLCWLERAGDFFYGGNTGNSTVSGYRMDKRGRLALTNDVGVATPPSALSQGVIDLAVTEDEKFLYVQNAVSGTVDGFRVGRNGSLTKVTTATGLPAFAESGMEGIAAV is encoded by the coding sequence ATGAGCAGGCACACCAGGCGCAGGTCCTCGCTACAGGTTCGGCTGACCGTCGGTGCAGCCGCGGTCCTCGCCGCGGCGGCGGCGGTAGCCACGGTGACCGTCGCCTCGGCGGGGGAGACCGGCCGCCGGTACGCGGGGTCGGGGGAAGCCGGCGCCGATCACGCCGTGTTCGTGCAGGGCAACGAACTCGACGGCAACACCATCCACGTCTTCAAGCGCGGCGACGACGGCACGCTGACCGCCGCGGGCCGATACGCCACCGGAGGCAAGGGCGGCGACCAGATCGACGCGCCGACCGACTCCCTCGCCTCCCAGGGCTCGCTCGTCTACGACGACCGGTCGGGGCGGCTGCTGGCGGTCAATGCGGGCAGCGGCACGGTGACCTCGTTCCGGGTCGAGGGCCAGAAGCTGACGGACCGGCAGATGGTGGCTTCCGGGGGCGACTTCCCGGCGTCGATCGCCGTCTCCGGCCAACTGGCGTACGTCATGAACGCGGGCGGAGAGGGAAATGTCCAGGGCTTCCGGATCACCGCCGACGGGCTGAAGCCGCTGCGGGGTTCGCAGCGCTCCCTCGGGCTGGACAACGAGAAGGTGCCGCTGTTCAGTAGCTCGCCCGGCCAGGTCGCGTTCACCCCGGACGGTCGTGCGCTCGTCGTCACCACCAAGTCCGCGAACACCGTCGAGGTCTTCCCCTTGCGGCCTGACGGGCGCCCTGCGCGGCGGCCGGTCGTCAACGACTCCGCCGGTGGGGTGCCGTTCGCCATCACCTTCGACCAGGGCGGCCGGATGCTGGTGGCCGAGGCGGAGAAGTCGACGGTCAGTACGTACAAGGTGCGTGCCGACGGCACACTGAAGGTCGTACAGAGGCCGCTGGCCAACGGCCAGGAGACGCTGTGCTGGCTGGAGCGTGCCGGTGACTTCTTCTATGGGGGCAACACCGGCAACTCCACGGTCAGCGGCTACCGCATGGACAAGCGCGGTCGCCTCGCGCTCACCAACGACGTCGGCGTGGCGACGCCGCCGTCGGCCCTGTCCCAGGGCGTCATCGACCTGGCCGTGACCGAGGACGAGAAGTTCCTGTACGTGCAGAACGCCGTCTCCGGCACGGTCGACGGCTTCCGCGTCGGCAGGAACGGCTCCCTCACCAAGGTCACGACCGCGACGGGACTACCCGCCTTCGCCGAGTCCGGCATGGAGGGCATCGCCGCGGTGTAA
- a CDS encoding response regulator transcription factor has translation MAGTSPTRNNRVRVLIVDDEPGLTELLSVAVTEAGWRAYPAADGYSALRVARDCAPHAVVLDGMLPDLDGLQVLRRLRYENPRLPVLMLTARDGLEHRIDGLSAGADDYVTKPFSLEEVVLRLRGLLRRSGAEETRSSDDGDLVLGDLVFSAETREVRRDGTPVQLTAKEFDLLGLLLGHPRQVLSKAQILDHVWSSSFDGGGNLVEVYISSLRRKIDKGRAPMIHTVRGLGYAIRAGEDGR, from the coding sequence ATGGCCGGCACCTCCCCGACCCGAAACAACCGGGTCCGTGTCCTGATCGTCGACGACGAACCCGGGCTCACCGAACTGCTGTCCGTGGCCGTCACGGAGGCGGGCTGGCGCGCCTACCCGGCGGCCGACGGATACAGCGCGCTGCGGGTCGCGCGCGACTGCGCCCCGCACGCCGTCGTCCTCGACGGGATGCTGCCCGACCTCGACGGCCTCCAGGTGCTGCGGCGGCTGCGCTACGAGAACCCGAGGCTGCCCGTCCTCATGCTCACCGCCAGGGACGGGCTGGAACACCGTATCGACGGACTCTCGGCGGGCGCCGACGACTACGTGACCAAGCCGTTCTCCCTGGAGGAGGTCGTCCTGCGGCTGCGCGGCCTGCTGCGCCGGTCCGGCGCCGAGGAGACCAGGTCGTCGGACGACGGCGACCTCGTGCTCGGTGACCTCGTGTTCAGCGCGGAGACGCGCGAGGTGCGCCGCGACGGTACGCCGGTCCAGCTGACGGCCAAGGAGTTCGACCTGCTCGGCCTGCTGCTCGGCCACCCGCGCCAGGTGTTGAGCAAGGCCCAGATCCTGGACCACGTGTGGAGCAGTTCCTTCGACGGTGGCGGCAACCTGGTGGAGGTCTACATCTCCAGCCTCCGCCGAAAGATCGACAAGGGCAGGGCACCGATGATCCACACGGTGCGCGGACTCGGATACGCGATCCGGGCGGGGGAGGACGGAAGATGA
- a CDS encoding DM13 domain-containing protein, which produces MERVRKLLGRPLVIGGLVLAVVGVGLGLYWFQPWKLWQDETVEEALPGAVATSASPTAGPSASPSMSPSPVPGPQTLASGELISHEHATSGTVKLVRLADGSHVVRLENLDTSNGPDLRVWLTDAQVKEGTAGWRVFDDGEYVNLGKLKGNKGSQNYTVPPDVDPSRYTSVSIWCDRFDVSFGAAELADA; this is translated from the coding sequence ATGGAACGTGTGCGGAAGCTGCTGGGCAGGCCGTTGGTCATCGGGGGCCTGGTGCTGGCGGTCGTCGGCGTCGGTCTCGGGCTGTACTGGTTCCAGCCGTGGAAGCTGTGGCAGGACGAGACCGTGGAGGAGGCGCTGCCCGGTGCCGTGGCCACGTCGGCCTCACCCACGGCCGGGCCCTCGGCATCCCCCTCCATGTCGCCCTCACCGGTTCCCGGGCCGCAGACGCTGGCGAGCGGTGAGCTGATCAGCCACGAGCACGCCACCTCGGGCACGGTGAAGCTCGTACGGCTGGCCGACGGCTCCCACGTCGTACGGCTGGAGAACCTCGACACCAGCAACGGCCCGGACCTGCGCGTGTGGCTGACCGACGCACAGGTGAAGGAGGGCACAGCCGGCTGGCGCGTCTTCGACGACGGCGAGTACGTCAACCTCGGCAAGCTCAAAGGCAACAAGGGCAGTCAGAACTACACCGTGCCCCCCGACGTCGACCCTTCCCGCTACACCAGCGTCAGCATCTGGTGCGACCGTTTCGACGTGTCCTTCGGCGCCGCCGAACTGGCCGACGCCTGA
- a CDS encoding VOC family protein, with the protein MTSHLHALSFDANDPVGLARFWAGVLDWETADDPYDGIALAPNDDTGFRLRFLPSQEKKTVANQMHFDLTSKSLDDQRRVVARVLELGGRHIDIGQLPDEEHVVLADPEGNEFCVIEPGNNFLADCGFIGALASDGSQAAGYFWSRALGWPLVWDQDEETAIRSPHGGPKITWGGPPLAPKPGKYRLHFDLAPPSDGDQRAEVDRLVSLGATRIDIGQGEVDWVVMADPDGHEFCVLPPR; encoded by the coding sequence ATGACTTCTCACCTCCACGCGCTCTCCTTCGACGCGAACGACCCTGTCGGTCTCGCGCGCTTCTGGGCCGGCGTCCTGGACTGGGAGACGGCCGACGACCCCTACGACGGCATCGCGCTCGCGCCGAACGACGACACCGGGTTCCGGCTCCGTTTCCTGCCGAGCCAGGAGAAGAAGACCGTCGCGAACCAGATGCACTTCGACCTGACCAGCAAGTCCCTCGACGACCAGCGGAGGGTCGTGGCGAGGGTGCTCGAACTCGGCGGCCGGCACATCGACATCGGCCAGCTCCCGGACGAGGAGCATGTGGTCCTCGCCGACCCCGAGGGCAACGAGTTCTGTGTGATCGAGCCGGGCAACAACTTCCTCGCGGACTGCGGATTCATCGGGGCGCTCGCGAGCGACGGCTCGCAGGCGGCCGGGTACTTCTGGAGCCGGGCGCTGGGCTGGCCCCTGGTCTGGGACCAGGACGAGGAGACCGCGATCCGCTCACCGCACGGCGGTCCGAAGATCACCTGGGGCGGTCCGCCGCTGGCTCCGAAGCCCGGGAAGTACCGCCTGCACTTCGACCTCGCCCCGCCCTCCGACGGCGATCAGCGGGCGGAGGTCGACCGTCTCGTCTCCCTCGGTGCGACGCGGATCGACATCGGCCAGGGCGAGGTCGACTGGGTGGTGATGGCCGACCCCGACGGCCACGAGTTCTGCGTACTGCCACCCCGCTGA
- a CDS encoding DUF4236 domain-containing protein translates to MPLTFRKSFRILPGVRLNINKRSWSLTTGGRNGPRHTHSSTGRRTTSMDLPGPFGWRRTRGARRH, encoded by the coding sequence ATGCCGCTCACGTTCCGCAAGAGTTTCCGCATCCTGCCGGGTGTGCGACTGAACATCAACAAGCGTTCCTGGTCCCTCACCACCGGTGGCCGCAACGGCCCCCGGCACACCCACAGCAGCACGGGACGCCGTACGACCTCGATGGACCTGCCCGGTCCCTTCGGCTGGCGCCGCACACGCGGGGCCAGGCGCCACTGA
- a CDS encoding helix-turn-helix domain-containing protein, giving the protein MADDYLERIGKLIRDARQHRGWTQSQLAEALGTSQSAVNRIERGNQNISLEMIARIGEALDSEIVSLGYAGPMHLRVVGGRRLSGSIDVKTSKNACVALLCATLLNRGRTVLRRVARIEEVYRLLEVLGSIGVRTRWINGGVDLEIVPPAELNLDAIDEEAARRTRSIIMFLGPLLHRVDHFKLPYAGGCDLGTRTIEPHMIALRRFGLDITATEGLYHAEVDRSVTPGRPIVLTERGDTVTENALLAAARHDGVTVIRNASSNYMVQDLCFFLEALGVRVEGIGTTTLTVHGVPRLDVDVDYSPSEDPVEAMSLLAAAVVTESELTVRRVPIEFLEIELAVLEEMGLDHDRSPEYFADNGRTRLVDLTVRPSKLQAPIDKIHPMPFPGLNIDNVPFFAAIAAAAQGQTLIHDWVYDNRAIYLTDLNRLGGRLQLLDPHRVLVEGPTRWRAAEMMCPPALRPAVVVLLAMMAADGTSVLRNVYVINRGYEDLAERLNTVGAQIEIFRDI; this is encoded by the coding sequence ATGGCAGACGACTACCTCGAACGCATCGGCAAGCTCATCCGTGACGCAAGGCAGCATCGAGGCTGGACTCAATCGCAGCTGGCGGAGGCGCTCGGCACCAGTCAGAGCGCGGTGAATCGTATCGAGCGCGGTAATCAAAACATCAGCCTTGAGATGATCGCCCGAATCGGTGAAGCCCTGGACAGTGAGATCGTCTCGCTGGGTTACGCGGGGCCGATGCATCTGCGGGTGGTCGGCGGGCGCCGGCTGTCGGGGTCGATCGACGTGAAGACCAGCAAGAACGCGTGCGTCGCGCTGCTGTGCGCCACCTTGTTGAACAGGGGGCGCACAGTGCTGCGCCGGGTGGCCCGCATCGAGGAGGTGTACCGCCTTCTGGAGGTGCTCGGCTCCATCGGCGTACGCACCCGGTGGATCAACGGCGGTGTCGACCTGGAGATCGTGCCGCCGGCCGAACTGAACCTCGACGCGATCGACGAGGAGGCGGCCCGCCGCACCCGCTCGATCATCATGTTCCTCGGCCCGCTGCTGCACCGCGTGGACCACTTCAAGCTGCCCTACGCGGGCGGTTGCGATCTCGGGACGCGGACCATCGAGCCGCACATGATCGCGCTGCGCCGGTTCGGCCTCGACATCACGGCCACCGAGGGGCTGTACCACGCCGAGGTGGACCGGTCCGTCACTCCCGGCCGGCCGATCGTGCTGACCGAGCGCGGCGACACGGTGACCGAGAACGCGCTGCTCGCCGCCGCCCGCCACGACGGCGTGACCGTCATCCGCAACGCCTCCTCGAACTACATGGTCCAGGACCTCTGCTTCTTCCTGGAGGCGCTCGGCGTACGGGTGGAGGGCATCGGCACCACCACGCTCACCGTGCACGGGGTGCCGCGCCTCGACGTGGACGTCGACTACTCGCCCTCCGAGGACCCGGTCGAGGCGATGAGCCTGCTGGCCGCCGCGGTCGTCACCGAGTCCGAACTGACCGTGCGCCGGGTGCCGATCGAGTTCCTGGAGATCGAGCTGGCAGTCCTGGAGGAGATGGGCCTCGACCACGACCGCTCACCGGAGTACTTCGCCGACAACGGCCGTACGCGCCTGGTCGACCTCACCGTCCGCCCCTCGAAACTCCAGGCACCGATCGACAAGATCCACCCCATGCCGTTCCCCGGCCTGAACATCGACAACGTCCCGTTCTTCGCGGCAATCGCCGCCGCCGCGCAGGGCCAGACGCTCATCCACGACTGGGTCTACGACAACCGTGCGATCTACCTGACGGACCTCAACCGCCTCGGCGGCCGCCTCCAGTTGCTGGACCCCCACCGCGTCCTGGTCGAGGGCCCCACCCGCTGGCGCGCCGCCGAGATGATGTGCCCGCCCGCGCTGCGCCCCGCCGTCGTCGTCCTTCTGGCGATGATGGCCGCCGACGGCACGTCCGTCCTCCGCAACGTCTACGTCATCAACCGCGGCTACGAGGACCTCGCGGAGCGCCTGAACACGGTGGGGGCGCAGATCGAGATCTTCCGGGACATCTGA
- a CDS encoding sensor histidine kinase produces the protein MPSGIRRPLRSRSLRTRLLLFISATLVAVCATMTLATVVAQRASLLGALDERVTDAAERSLGGVGVGPRNHTDLAFLREQGQAVGTLAARLDGAGNITAAEVVGASGDPEALSAEQRAALDGIAADGSTHTRTVPGLGTYRITALSEDGLHVLTGLPMDDVQDMIGGLVVVEALVAGVGLTVAACVCAVVIRRQLRPLGRVAATAVEVSRSPLDRGEVTGLTRVPDRDTDPGSEAGQVGAALNRMIDHVEASLAQRQRSEERMRRFLADASHELRTPLASIAGYAELMNRGTDRIEPTLAWRRVSAESARMTGLVEDLLLLARLDDGRPLESAEVDLAALVAEAVWDARAAGEDHNWQLALLLDAPALVTGDEARLHQVVANLLANARVHTPPGTTVTASVESAADRCVIRVRDDGPGIPPALLPAVFERFTRADGSRVRANPHAGGSGLGLAIVAAIVSAHGGRLDVTSEPGHTEFTIELPPTGTTELPTIDTVSAPSVPSARSVPSISV, from the coding sequence ATGCCGAGCGGAATCCGGCGGCCCCTGCGGAGCCGTTCCCTCCGTACCCGCCTCCTCCTCTTCATCTCCGCCACGCTGGTCGCGGTGTGCGCCACGATGACGCTGGCCACGGTCGTCGCGCAGCGCGCCTCGCTGCTCGGCGCCCTCGACGAGCGGGTCACCGACGCCGCCGAGCGCAGCCTGGGCGGGGTGGGTGTCGGCCCGCGCAACCACACCGACCTGGCGTTCCTCAGGGAGCAGGGTCAGGCCGTCGGCACGCTCGCCGCGCGGCTCGACGGCGCAGGGAACATCACCGCCGCCGAGGTCGTCGGCGCGAGCGGCGACCCGGAGGCGCTCAGCGCCGAGCAGCGGGCCGCCCTCGACGGCATCGCGGCCGACGGCTCCACGCACACCCGGACCGTCCCCGGCCTCGGCACGTACCGGATCACCGCCCTCAGCGAGGACGGGCTGCACGTCCTCACGGGCCTGCCCATGGACGACGTCCAGGACATGATCGGCGGCCTGGTGGTGGTGGAGGCGCTGGTCGCGGGCGTCGGACTCACCGTGGCGGCCTGCGTCTGCGCGGTCGTCATCCGGCGCCAGCTGCGCCCCCTCGGCCGGGTCGCCGCCACCGCCGTAGAGGTCTCCCGCTCCCCGCTCGACCGGGGCGAGGTCACCGGCCTGACCCGGGTGCCCGACCGCGACACCGACCCCGGCAGCGAGGCCGGCCAGGTCGGCGCCGCCCTCAACCGCATGATCGACCACGTCGAGGCCTCCCTCGCCCAGCGTCAGCGCAGTGAGGAACGCATGCGCCGCTTCCTCGCCGACGCCAGCCACGAACTCCGTACGCCGCTCGCCTCCATCGCCGGATACGCGGAGCTGATGAACCGCGGGACCGACCGGATCGAGCCGACGCTGGCGTGGCGGCGGGTGTCGGCCGAGTCGGCCCGGATGACAGGCCTGGTCGAGGACCTGCTTCTCCTGGCCCGGCTGGACGACGGCCGTCCCCTGGAATCCGCCGAGGTGGACCTCGCGGCCCTCGTGGCGGAGGCGGTGTGGGACGCGCGGGCGGCGGGCGAGGACCACAACTGGCAGCTCGCGCTGCTCCTGGACGCCCCGGCCCTGGTCACCGGCGACGAGGCGCGCCTCCACCAGGTGGTGGCCAACCTCTTGGCCAACGCCCGTGTGCACACACCCCCGGGCACGACGGTCACGGCATCCGTGGAGAGCGCCGCCGACCGCTGTGTGATCCGCGTGCGCGACGACGGCCCCGGCATCCCGCCGGCCCTCCTCCCCGCCGTCTTCGAACGCTTCACCCGCGCCGACGGCTCCCGCGTCCGCGCCAACCCCCACGCGGGCGGCTCCGGCCTCGGCCTGGCCATCGTCGCCGCGATCGTCTCCGCCCACGGCGGCCGCCTCGACGTCACCAGCGAGCCGGGCCACACCGAGTTCACCATCGAACTCCCCCCGACCGGCACCACGGAACTCCCGACCATCGATACGGTCTCGGCGCCTTCTGTCCCCTCCGCCCGGTCGGTGCCGTCCATCTCGGTGTAG
- the acnA gene encoding aconitate hydratase AcnA: MSANSFDARSTLQVGDESYEIFRLDKVEGSARLPYSLKVLLENLLRTEDGANITADHIRAIGGWDSQAQPSQEIQFTPARVIMQDFTGVPCVVDLATMREAVKALGGDPAKVNPLSPAEMVIDHSVIADKFGTPEAFGQNVELEYGRNKERYQFLRWGQTAFDDFKVVPPGTGIVHQVNIEHLARTVMVRNGQAYPDTLVGTDSHTTMVNGLGVLGWGVGGIEAEAAMLGQPVSMLIPRVVGFKLTGELTPGTTATDLVLTITEMLRKHGVVGKFVEFYGEGVAATSLANRATIGNMSPEFGSTAAIFPIDGETIKYLKLTGRDAQQLALVEAYAKEQGLWLDPAAEPDFSEKLELDLSTVVPSIAGPKRPQDRIVLANAAEQFKVDVRNYVDSVDEAGQESFPASDSPAVAPNGAPSNPVTVTAPDGSTYEIDHGAVTVAAITSCTNTSNPYVMVAAALVAKKAVEKGLTRKPWVKTTLAPGSKVVTDYFDKAGLTPYLDKVGFNLVGYGCTTCIGNSGPLPDEVSKAVNDHDLAVTSVLSGNRNFEGRINPDVKMNYLASPPLVVAYALAGSMKVDITRDALGVDQEGKPVFLADIWPSEAEVNDVVANAIGEDMFSKSYKDVFAGDAQWQALSIPSGNTFEWDPQSTYVRKPPYFEGMTMETTPVSDIAGARVLAKLGDSVTTDHISPAGAIKADTPGGKYLTEHGVERRDFNSYGSRRGNHEVMIRGTFANIRLRNQIAPGTEGGYTRDFTQPDAPVAFIYDASRNYIEQGIPLVILSGKEYGSGSSRDWAAKGTALLGVKAVIAESYERIHRSNLIGMGVLPLQYPEGATAESLGLTGEETFSFTGVEELNNGTTPRTVKVTTDTGVDFDAVVRIDTPGEADYYRNGGIMQYVLRSLIRK; this comes from the coding sequence GTGTCGGCGAACAGCTTCGACGCCCGCAGCACGCTGCAGGTGGGCGACGAGTCGTACGAGATCTTCCGGCTGGACAAGGTGGAGGGCTCGGCTCGCCTGCCCTACAGCCTCAAGGTCCTGCTGGAGAACCTGCTCCGCACGGAGGACGGCGCGAACATCACCGCCGACCACATCCGGGCCATCGGCGGCTGGGACTCGCAGGCGCAGCCCAGCCAGGAGATCCAGTTCACGCCGGCCCGCGTGATCATGCAGGACTTCACCGGCGTGCCCTGTGTCGTGGACCTCGCCACCATGCGTGAGGCCGTCAAGGCCCTCGGCGGAGACCCGGCGAAGGTCAACCCGCTCTCCCCGGCCGAGATGGTCATCGACCACTCCGTCATCGCCGACAAGTTCGGCACGCCGGAGGCCTTCGGCCAGAACGTCGAGCTGGAGTACGGCCGCAACAAGGAGCGCTACCAGTTCCTGCGCTGGGGCCAGACCGCCTTCGACGACTTCAAGGTCGTCCCGCCCGGCACCGGCATCGTCCACCAGGTCAACATCGAGCACCTCGCCCGTACGGTCATGGTCCGCAACGGCCAGGCGTACCCCGACACCCTGGTCGGCACCGACTCCCACACCACCATGGTCAACGGCCTCGGTGTGCTGGGCTGGGGCGTCGGCGGTATCGAGGCCGAGGCCGCGATGCTGGGCCAGCCCGTCTCGATGCTCATCCCGCGCGTCGTCGGCTTCAAGCTCACCGGTGAGCTGACGCCCGGCACCACCGCCACCGACCTCGTGCTGACCATCACGGAGATGCTCCGCAAGCACGGCGTGGTCGGCAAGTTCGTCGAGTTCTACGGCGAGGGCGTGGCCGCCACCTCCCTCGCGAACCGCGCCACCATCGGCAACATGTCGCCGGAGTTCGGTTCCACGGCCGCGATCTTCCCGATCGACGGCGAGACCATCAAGTACCTGAAGCTGACGGGCCGCGACGCCCAGCAGCTCGCGCTCGTCGAGGCGTACGCCAAGGAGCAGGGCCTCTGGCTGGACCCGGCCGCCGAGCCCGACTTCTCCGAGAAGCTGGAGCTCGACCTCTCGACGGTCGTCCCCTCCATCGCCGGCCCGAAGCGCCCGCAGGACCGTATCGTCCTCGCGAACGCCGCCGAGCAGTTCAAGGTCGACGTCCGCAACTACGTCGACTCCGTGGACGAGGCGGGCCAGGAGTCCTTCCCGGCCTCCGACTCCCCGGCCGTCGCCCCGAACGGCGCCCCGTCCAACCCGGTCACGGTGACCGCCCCCGACGGCTCGACCTACGAGATCGACCACGGCGCGGTGACGGTCGCGGCCATCACCTCCTGCACCAACACCTCGAACCCGTACGTCATGGTCGCCGCCGCGCTCGTCGCGAAGAAGGCCGTGGAGAAGGGCCTGACCCGTAAGCCGTGGGTCAAGACCACCCTTGCCCCGGGCTCCAAGGTCGTCACCGACTACTTCGACAAGGCGGGGCTCACCCCCTACCTCGACAAGGTCGGCTTCAACCTCGTCGGCTACGGCTGCACCACCTGCATCGGCAACTCCGGCCCGCTGCCGGACGAGGTCTCCAAGGCCGTCAACGACCATGACCTGGCCGTGACTTCGGTGCTCTCCGGCAACCGTAACTTCGAGGGCCGGATCAACCCCGACGTCAAGATGAACTACCTGGCGTCCCCGCCGCTCGTCGTCGCGTACGCCCTCGCGGGTTCCATGAAGGTGGACATCACGCGCGATGCCCTCGGTGTGGACCAGGAGGGCAAGCCGGTCTTCCTGGCCGACATCTGGCCCTCCGAGGCCGAGGTCAACGACGTCGTGGCGAACGCCATCGGCGAGGACATGTTCAGCAAGTCCTACAAGGACGTCTTCGCGGGCGACGCGCAGTGGCAGGCCCTGTCGATCCCGAGCGGCAACACCTTCGAGTGGGACCCGCAGTCCACCTACGTGCGCAAGCCCCCGTACTTCGAGGGCATGACGATGGAGACCACCCCGGTCTCGGACATCGCCGGCGCCCGCGTCCTCGCCAAGCTCGGCGACTCGGTCACCACCGACCACATCTCCCCGGCCGGCGCGATCAAGGCCGACACCCCCGGAGGCAAGTACCTCACGGAGCACGGTGTCGAGCGCCGTGACTTCAACTCGTACGGTTCCCGCCGTGGCAACCACGAGGTGATGATCCGCGGTACGTTCGCCAACATCCGCCTGCGCAACCAGATCGCGCCGGGTACGGAAGGCGGCTACACCCGCGACTTCACCCAGCCCGACGCGCCCGTCGCGTTCATCTACGACGCCTCGCGCAACTACATCGAGCAGGGCATCCCGCTGGTCATCCTTTCCGGCAAGGAGTACGGCTCCGGCTCGTCCCGTGACTGGGCCGCCAAGGGCACCGCCCTCCTCGGCGTCAAGGCCGTCATCGCCGAGTCGTACGAGCGCATCCACCGCTCGAACCTCATCGGCATGGGTGTCCTGCCGCTCCAGTACCCGGAGGGCGCCACCGCCGAGTCCCTCGGCCTCACCGGCGAGGAGACCTTCTCCTTCACCGGCGTCGAGGAGCTGAACAACGGCACCACCCCGCGCACGGTCAAGGTGACCACCGACACGGGCGTCGACTTCGACGCGGTCGTCCGCATCGACACCCCCGGTGAGGCCGACTACTACCGCAACGGCGGCATCATGCAGTACGTGCTGCGCAGCCTGATCCGCAAGTAA
- a CDS encoding cation:proton antiporter, whose translation MTIADGVFAWLGVGALLAAVLPRLVAGRPLSLPLVFLVGGIGVYLLPLQLPVIDPVDDRLLAEHVTEICVIIALMGAGLALNRPVGRRRWATTWRLLGVTMPLTVVGTALVAWWLLDWPPAASLLLAAVLAPTDPVLASEVRVGEPTEDPHDEDEVRFALTSEAGLNDGLAFPLTYAAVALAAAAGSGWSADWVGAWALEDVAFKCTVGVLCGLLVGRLLGWLFFLTRSPVLRLSEHREGFVALGATFLSYGVTELAGGYGFLAVFTTACAIRAAERAHGFHNVLHDFVEQIERLFTAAVLFLLGAFIALGGLASLTWQGAVTALVLLVVIRPLSGWAGLLGGRPKDRERWVIAGYGIRGIGSLYYLAYALGQHDFPVPERELWAVVTFTVLASVVLHGVTAGPVVARLDRLRTATPPRPEGTDGNGGTDSTGPGPAT comes from the coding sequence GTGACGATCGCCGATGGGGTATTCGCGTGGTTGGGGGTGGGAGCGCTGCTGGCGGCGGTGCTGCCGCGGTTGGTGGCTGGACGGCCGTTGTCGCTGCCGCTGGTGTTCCTGGTGGGCGGCATCGGTGTGTATCTACTGCCGCTGCAGCTGCCGGTGATCGATCCGGTGGATGACCGGCTGCTGGCGGAGCACGTCACCGAGATCTGCGTGATCATCGCGCTGATGGGCGCCGGGCTGGCGCTCAACCGGCCTGTCGGCCGACGTCGTTGGGCCACGACCTGGCGGTTGCTGGGCGTCACGATGCCGTTGACCGTCGTGGGCACGGCTCTCGTGGCGTGGTGGCTGCTGGACTGGCCGCCGGCCGCCTCCCTGCTGCTGGCGGCGGTGCTGGCGCCGACCGATCCGGTGCTCGCCTCGGAGGTGCGGGTGGGGGAGCCCACGGAGGACCCGCACGATGAGGACGAGGTGCGGTTCGCTCTCACCAGCGAGGCGGGCCTCAACGACGGGCTCGCCTTCCCGTTGACATACGCGGCTGTGGCGCTGGCCGCCGCAGCGGGCAGCGGCTGGTCGGCCGACTGGGTCGGCGCGTGGGCGCTGGAGGACGTCGCGTTCAAGTGCACGGTCGGGGTGCTGTGCGGGCTGCTGGTCGGCCGGCTGCTGGGCTGGCTGTTCTTCCTTACCCGCTCGCCCGTCCTGCGGCTGTCCGAACACCGCGAGGGCTTCGTCGCGCTGGGCGCCACGTTCTTGTCGTACGGGGTGACCGAGCTGGCGGGAGGCTACGGGTTCCTCGCGGTGTTCACGACCGCGTGCGCCATCCGGGCGGCCGAGCGCGCCCACGGCTTCCACAACGTCCTGCACGACTTCGTGGAGCAGATCGAGCGCCTGTTCACCGCGGCGGTGCTGTTTCTGCTGGGCGCCTTCATCGCACTGGGCGGCCTCGCCTCCCTGACCTGGCAGGGAGCCGTCACCGCGCTGGTACTGCTGGTGGTGATCCGGCCGCTGTCCGGATGGGCAGGGCTGCTCGGGGGCCGTCCGAAGGATCGGGAGCGCTGGGTGATCGCCGGCTACGGCATCCGCGGCATCGGTTCGTTGTACTACCTCGCCTACGCACTGGGACAGCATGACTTCCCGGTGCCGGAGCGGGAACTGTGGGCGGTGGTGACGTTCACCGTACTGGCCTCGGTCGTGCTGCACGGCGTCACGGCGGGACCGGTCGTGGCCCGGCTCGACCGGCTACGGACTGCCACACCCCCGCGACCAGAGGGCACAGACGGAAACGGAGGAACGGACAGCACCGGACCCGGCCCGGCAACATGA